The following are encoded together in the Streptomyces rapamycinicus NRRL 5491 genome:
- a CDS encoding aldo/keto reductase encodes MRYRYLGRSGLRVSTLSLGTGNFGAGWGHGATFSGAQDMYDEYRAAGGNFIDTSSNYQFGDAEVYLADMIASHRDEVVLATKYATGTTMDSGLQMTGNGRKSMVQSLEASLRRLKTDRVDLLWAHAPDYATPIEEIMSAFDDLVRSGKVLYAGLSNFPAWRVATGATIAAARGWAPLVAIQTEYSLVERAAERDLLPMAEGFGLGVLGYSPLGGGMLTGKYRRGETGRAQSSISQFLHKEEDDNKAATLDTVEAIAQEADVSAETVALSWSMAKGVVPIVGPRTTEQLKTNLAAAELHLSPEQIDRLDTVSALQLGYPHSMKTDPGAVQAVTGGKANLLDAPSLTIP; translated from the coding sequence GTGCGTTATCGATACCTCGGCCGATCAGGACTGCGTGTCTCGACGCTCTCTCTGGGAACCGGAAACTTCGGAGCTGGCTGGGGACACGGCGCGACCTTTTCCGGGGCGCAGGACATGTACGACGAATATCGTGCGGCCGGCGGAAACTTCATCGATACCTCCAGCAACTATCAATTCGGGGACGCGGAGGTATATCTCGCCGACATGATCGCCTCACATCGAGACGAGGTGGTACTGGCAACCAAGTACGCAACTGGCACCACGATGGACAGCGGCCTCCAGATGACCGGTAACGGCAGAAAGTCGATGGTGCAGTCGCTGGAGGCGAGCCTGCGACGTCTGAAAACCGATCGAGTGGACCTGTTGTGGGCCCACGCTCCGGACTACGCGACTCCTATCGAAGAAATCATGAGCGCCTTCGACGATCTTGTCCGTTCCGGCAAGGTGCTCTACGCCGGCCTGTCCAACTTTCCCGCCTGGCGGGTCGCGACAGGCGCGACGATCGCCGCGGCACGAGGCTGGGCACCCCTGGTCGCCATCCAGACCGAATACAGCTTGGTCGAACGCGCCGCAGAACGCGATCTGCTGCCGATGGCGGAAGGCTTCGGACTGGGGGTGCTGGGCTATTCCCCCCTCGGCGGAGGCATGCTGACCGGAAAATATCGCCGAGGCGAAACCGGCCGCGCGCAGAGTTCGATCAGCCAGTTCCTGCACAAAGAAGAAGACGACAACAAGGCCGCCACACTCGACACGGTGGAAGCGATCGCCCAGGAAGCGGATGTTAGTGCCGAAACGGTGGCGCTCAGCTGGTCAATGGCCAAGGGAGTCGTCCCAATCGTCGGCCCACGAACGACCGAGCAGCTAAAGACCAATCTTGCAGCGGCCGAGCTTCACCTAAGTCCAGAACAGATCGACAGGCTCGACACTGTCAGCGCACTACAACTGGGCTACCCGCACAGCATGAAGACTGACCCGGGCGCCGTCCAAGCCGTCACGGGCGGGAAAGCGAACCTACTCGACGCCCCTTCCTTGACCATCCCCTAG